Below is a window of Deinococcus multiflagellatus DNA.
GTCTGGCGGCGCTGGCCCTGGGCTACGACGTGCTGCTGGAAAAACCGGTCTGCCTGCACGAGCACGAACTGGCGTTGCTCCTTCAGGCCGAGGCGGCGTCGGCTGGGCGGGTCACGGTGTGCCATGTGCTGCGCGCCACGCCGTTTTTTCAGGCGGTGCAGGGGGTCATTGATGCTGGTCGCCTGGGCCGCCTGATTGGCATTCAGCATGCGGAAAACGTGGCGCACTGGCATTACGCGCATTCCTACGTGCGGGGCAACTGGCGCGCCACGCCGCCCGCCGCACCCTTCCTGCTGGCCAAAAGCAGCCACGACCTGGACCTGCTGCGTGCGTTTGCGGGTGCCCGGCCGTTGCGGGTGAGCAGCGAGGGCGGTTTGCACCACTTCCGCCCAGATCAAGCGCCACCCGGGGCCGCTGATCGCTGCGTGGTGTGCCCGGTGGTGGACTGTCCATCGGATGCCCGGCGCATTTATCTGGACCGTGATCCAGGGATCTGGCCGGTCACTGTGCTGACGGCCGGGGGGCAAGCGCTGGAGGACGCTCTGGCGCAGGGGCCCTACGGCGAATGCGTGTACCTGGGCCACAACAACCAGCCGGACCACCAGGCCGTGACCGTGGTGTTCGAGGGTGGCGTGACCGCGCAGCTGACAGTGAGCGCCTTTACCCACAACAACACG
It encodes the following:
- a CDS encoding Gfo/Idh/MocA family protein, which encodes MSPSIALIGCGNRGADVYGRLLQAQGAQITHLVEPRAARLAEVAARHGVEPEAQFAHWDAFFALGRVADAVVIATPDDAHVGPCLAALALGYDVLLEKPVCLHEHELALLLQAEAASAGRVTVCHVLRATPFFQAVQGVIDAGRLGRLIGIQHAENVAHWHYAHSYVRGNWRATPPAAPFLLAKSSHDLDLLRAFAGARPLRVSSEGGLHHFRPDQAPPGAADRCVVCPVVDCPSDARRIYLDRDPGIWPVTVLTAGGQALEDALAQGPYGECVYLGHNNQPDHQAVTVVFEGGVTAQLTVSAFTHNNTRTLKLLGTHGELRGHMERGELELHDFRSGAVTRWTVDTAGTHGGGDLGLVQAWLAFLRGAAPPPTPLAQSLDSHRMAFAAERARVEGRVVALG